TGCTAGTACTAATAAACTGAAATGAAACGAGAAGAAAATTACATCATACCTAATATATCAAAACAAATTGCATCACTCATGCAATTACATACATTGAAACCAATATTACCAAGAGACATTAATAAAACAAAACCCCAAAAAGTAACAGACGTATATAGACAATAACTATCATCCAAGTTATCACAAATAACATTGCAGTTGCTATGTTTAGAACAATATAAGGTACTATTCTTATCAATTAAGCACGTTGAATTTGGGGAAAAGCTTATTTCTTCATTAAGTGCTTGGAATTGTATTGATACAGAGAAATTTTTATCTGTACAGGTCCAATGGCATATAGCATTCTTTACTCCAGTACATAAATATGGCTTAGAAATATcctgaaatagaaaataaaaactgttaatttataaaaGTTTGAGAGCGTTCacattatattattacaaatcAATAATAAAGTACCTCTAGTTTACAATATGGTAATAAATCACAAGATACATTACTAAAACTATAGTCTGAAAAAACTGGACCTGGAAGTACTGGTAAGAAGTACATACAAATATAACAACCACTTGTTACTGCTAATAAtgcaataaaaattgtttttctcCAGGTATAAAAATAGTCCACGAGAAAACCAAAAGTTGGTTTAGCAATTAAGAACAAGATTGGTAGAATAGCTGTTATACTGCCCATAATTAATGCTGAAATACCAAGTTGTTTACCATAAACTGGTAAAAATGGAAGAATTGGTCCCATAGCTGCAAtcagaaataatataaaagaattacACAATAAAGAAAGATGTATTTCAACTTAATTAATTGGACTTACCTGCCATAAAGAAGAAATAATGTGCCTTGATAGGCAACTGTGTGTAATTCAGCTTCATTTTTTATGGTGTTACAGTAACCAATACATCAGAAAAATATTGTCTTAAATATTTCAGTCTAGGGAACAATGCTTAAATTCAGCATTGTTTTCTGAaatcaaaatatattaatatacataacTAATTAGAAACATTCCAGACACATATATAAATGAAAACAATAAATACATAGAACGAATATAAAGTAAGATAAGAGAGGAAACACTGGTACGAAAAAGATAACTTATCATATATATCTATAGATATAATTTAGTAACATTGtaaatattcgataaaaattatgtTGCGTACTTTATAACAAACATTAAAAAATGGCACTCTAATCTGTGAAAGTTCACTTATCGAATTAATCGCGTTCAATGAATTTGCCCCTACATATGATTCCTCTATATTTGTACTTTATATAAATAACGACGCAATAAACACCCTCTGCATTATTGGATGATATACTTTATCTGCATCTTCAATGATATTAATACGGCTTATTTTTCTACAATAAAAAGGATTATTGTTCGTAagagaataaattaaatatattatattacactgaataatattaataatataatacatagaaCCTAGAGTTGTTCCTTCTGATTATTTGTTCTCCTTCCATATCGTCAATATCACAGAAGCAAAGTACTGAACGTACTGACACGAAGTACGGAGGCTGTATACTGATGTCTTGGCAGCGAATCACGTGGAGTTAACGTACCTCCACATACAGCTATACTAGCGCTACTAACTACTGATTGTGTCAAGTGTCAAGCTTCGAGTTCGAAGTTTGAGATACTTTTACCTTCGATAtggacatacatatatatgcacatatatattacatacatatacatacatatacatagatGTGAGCGTCTCAAGGTCATCCATATGACAGATACACACATATGTATGCATAAGATGAACTTTATGATAACTGATATTTGATCACATGACAAAATCTCCGTATTTACAGAGAAGAAGATTTTATCTATCCTAACACATGTTGTGAAAAAgactatttaaaaaattatattgaaaagtGAGTTTTTTCATAACCAGTACTGTTAGattattatatgaatattaatttaatctTTATGGTTACAAAAGAATTGATTAATTACGTTTTATAAAAAATCACTACGTCGTAAAAAAATGATACGAGTAGTTGAAATATCTCACAAATATTAATCAGTCATTTTTAGTACTTATATATAGTCTTCTATCAATGTTGATTAGTTATCTTGGTCGAACAAGGCTTATCGTCaaacatgtatgtatatgtcaattgtAATTTTTATGTAGTGGATACTATAACTTTAAATCGAGTAAAAATTTTTTGCGCAAAAATTGTATTGGATGTTTAATTATTTGAATACcttaacaatttttttaatttattcaaatattctctaataaggtaataaataaatatataataataaataataataataaaaatgtctTGTGATAGTTAAAAAAgatggaatatttaatatttaagttTTCACGAATTTAttcttttgcaattttaaaggcctttgtttgaaaatattttatgatgATGACGATGTGTATGCTTTAAGAGAAATGATACTGCGTAACATAACAATAATTTGCTACCAATCTTCGTTCCTACACTTATCAACAAAATAATTCAGTAGTAATTGTAGCATGACTTAGACCTCTACGTGAGGAGCATGCATAGAGAAATCACAGTTACAAGAAAAGTTTAAGATTTCGGATCctgtgttatttcctaattaattaaatttgtgAAAGATATGTGTAGCTATTCTTTGCGAATTATGTGTTTAATAATATAACTATAGAATGATTAAATACACGAAACAATATAATtgctaaaataattaaattacgaTGATTGATAAACATGATGAATAATTCATGTTCTATGAATATGTTACTGTTTTTGCAAATAGCATAGATTGTATTTATGACATTCTTTAATCCTAATCAATAAAATGATACTGATAATACTGATAATAATGTAAATATTGATGAAGTGCTGTGTATATTATACGATTAatcgaatttttgttttaattaaaatgacATGAGTGATGAAACTTGAACAGAAAGAGTCAAAGGTATCAAAAACCTACTATGATTATCAAGAAGTTAACAACAACTACACGAAGATTGTTCCACATCTGATTCAAATTAACTGATTCGTTGAATTAACCCACAATTAATTCTCTGGATTTTCCGTTTATATAACGACAACAAGACTTATTGAGAAAATACGCGGAAAATATAACAGAGGCACACATGCAGCCACTGTGTAGGAGGATGTAAATTATCATCAGTAAGAAACATCAGACCTGTTCTTCTCCTTTCACATGTGCATCAAATGCAGTAATAACTCTCAACCAATTATAATCCATAGCTTTTACAATTTACTAAATAGTATGCGTCACATAAAAATTCACTTGTGCCAAGTATTGATTAAATTCGTTTCGGATTGTTCATGAACATTAACGTCATCTACTGTACCAACATGTTATATTACGCATGAGCCCCCACCAGCCTCAATAATTCCAGTTCCCTACTGGACTATTGGTCGCATCAGCAGCCAGTTTCAATTTAATCCAGTCTGCGTGGAGTTACATGTAGAGGTAGACGCATCGAATGCAAAGAAATCCACCTCCTCGTGTACCGGGCGCCATGTGGTAAATTCGTCGATCGTTGTCGTTCTTTACATCTCCAAAGACTCTGTTGAAACGAGTTATTCATGCAGCCGAACCGGCTGACCTTTTTCACATAATTCATACTCATTCCCCTCGAAACAGACCGTGTCTGTTGTCTACCCGTTACtgttttctatttcgattgtTGGACATCTGTCTTTAGCACTCTGCCGAGAGAGTATTTTATTGTATATCAAGAGAATTTGGTGCACTGGTTGAAAGGTGAAGGTACGTGTTGTTAGGAAACAGTCGAATAATACTTCTTTTCATGATAATTGAAGATTCAGCCGATGATGTCATTTCATAAATGACgaagaattttttataaagaaCGATTGTAAGATGATCCTTGCGTTGATTCATCAAGTTGTCTCGTAAACAGACATGAATAATTATCGTTGTGGATTTGGTTATCTGTTATCGTTTCTGTTTTCATTTCGGTGTCCGTATTAATTGTCTCCCAATCATTTCTGTCGACTTACATCAGAATCGAGGAAAACCGACGACCAGATTGCGTGAAGCTTTACTCGTCGATTTCAATGAAACTTCGAATAGAATTATTCATGGAATATTAACTAAAGTTTGTCCAATCTATGCACGTAATGATAACGCTAATAGCAGCGATACAAGAATGAAGAAAAGTAGATAGTATAACAAAAGAGGAGATGTAACTGGCAAATCCGATTGATTGTATCAATAGATGAAACTTGATCCTTGTTgctaaatatcttttaaatcaTCGAGTATTTATAGATGCAATTATAcacaataaaaaattaataaaatgctTGTTGGTTTTCTATTTGTATTCGAAGTTTTATTGAAGTTGATGCGTAACACCGTTAGTTCCGTTACTAATTAATGTGTCTGCATATTCATTAAACTAGCGTTTACCTCGTCAACTATAACGGCGCGACAAGTGTAATTACTGTTATAAATAATGAAACCCTTGCACACTCTATTCCTGTACATCAGTGTGTTTTTCGTATAAAACATTACATGAAAAATATCGTGTATTAGTTTTTGATAAATAGCTTGAAGAATCTTGTGAAAAAGTGAAAATCAAACACTTACGATACGTCCTTGAAGAAGATGCCGGTGGGAAGGTCGTCAAAGATGGATATTCGATTATTTGTTTTACTCTTCTTCATCGCGTTTGTTCATCAAAGTATCAACGCTGAAAATTGtaagtaattttaattaatatccaCGATCCCCGTATCATCaatattctataaaatatacaagttaaaaaaaagatattaaaaattcttcCTTAAATCCATGCAATGCCTTTAATAGCTGAAGATAACAATAGGATTTTAAAATACTCAAGTACCATAAGAGAATAATATCGTAGAGTATCATAGAAATCTGCGTTAACACGATCCCTCCATTTACTTTGAGCGGCGAGCAATTTGTTCGTCATTGGTAACAAATTATGTAGTCATGATTTCCCCTTTGCTCGAGAGGAGGAGAAAGAGTTTtgcaagagaaaaaaaaatagaaacaccGTCGTTTCAGTGAAACTATGCGTGGTCGAGAGCATTCATACAACAAAAAAGGTCCGCGAACTTTGCAAGCAGTTGGTAATCTCAGGGAGTCAGGTAGAGTGTGTTATAGGAAATGATAGGCGAGTATAACAAATTTATAGAAAGATCGATAAATTAAGACTCTTTTAAAGAGTATTCAGactattaatattattgtcaatatttcagGGTTCTCAATATTATAGAGACCCTCTAGTATTAGTATAGAGaagtattattaatatttcgaaTATTGTCGATGTGGTTTGATGAAAAATAATTGTGCTCCATACGTTCTTATCTTCTTTCGTTGATAATGTTGAAATATGTAATGGTTGAACATGCTTTCTTGTGATTTGATATCGTTAAACGCTAACGTGAAATTGAATGTATTATCAATAATATTGAATGTATGAGGAAAATGTAGTTTGTCgataaatattgacaatattgtATTGGCAAAAAAAATTGACTGTCTAGGCTCTAGAGTGTCTCCTATGTACGACAATGTTGAGAACCCTGTAATATTGACAATAacgatattattaatattattatcaatattaGTATCAATAGTTAAGATACTCACCATTATTGTGTATAAGACATCTTGTGGACGATCAAGACATAATTATCAATGCAATGTTgagaattttaaatattgacaataataaTGATCTTCTGAATGCTACTTTATACTTTTTGAAGAGTATTGATCGATTCCCTTTTCCGCGTTTCGCGTCTTGTTTTTTAACGGCACATCGATTACACAGGTTTAATTGCCTGCGGCGATTGACCATGGCCAAAGCCGACTTTACCGTAATGGAACCGGAAGATCTGGTCGCAGCATCCGCGTACAACGAATACAACATTCTAGTCACGAACGAGCTAAGAATGCTTCCAGATGGTAATTACAAAGTAAATCGAACAgcgattaaaattattttaccaGTTGCCATCACGTGAGAAATTGAAATTCACGTTTCTTCGATGTTACATTATCTTTTGGTAGAGAAGCAACGTTATGAGATGGTAGTCATAGTATCTAAGGATGTGAGGAATATATGGGACGTTAAGGGTAAGAGATTCTGTCATCCTGGACTGGATACCACCGATGATTGGACCAATGCATTTTCTACGGTTAATTTTCTTATAACTATTCCTTGTTTATTGTGTCTGTGTTCTATAAAAGATATTACTTTTCTCAGATAATACAACCCAATCGTTCAAAATAAGATTATAAGTACTGGAATATCAAAGAAGATAATTTGCTTCTtactatttatatgtatataaatcacTTCTTCTGAGAAGaattctattaaaaatattaattactttatataaaatacagtCAATTAGAATTCACAATATGTACTTCCTCTTTAATAACTAATTACAGTTGTATCTCTGGATGCAAAAATGGCCTTAGAACACTCAAAACTCTTCTATGTTCATGAAACGCATCAATAAATTATTCATTCTTTTCTTACATATTACCTACAAACTTTGTTACTATGTTCTCATCAAGTTACGTTTGTGAATCAATATTGGCCTACCTATGTTAACAGTTTGAATCTAACTCTTATCTAGAGTCTTTACATAATGGAATCATTATTTTGACACACATTTTGGGAATCGTAATTTTTTCAAATGTTACACAAATATcaagtaatataaataaatagtgTTGTTTacaattcttttttcttatagaaaaatgtataaaaattgcaattaatttattacataatttttattatgaaaatcAAATATCaaaagagaaatattatttttttagatCCCGTAGAAAGTAATCACTGCGtacaacaattatttaactaCAAATGTTTGGGTACACTTTACTTTAAATTAACATGTGATGCTAAGGCCTTTATAGCATCCAATAATATAATtgaacataaatataaaattggtcATACAAAATAGTATTACTTAAAAATACAAATGAACAATCAAAACATTTACATACCTGTATCACAATTGTAGTACTTTAACGAATGGGTAATATTGAGAAAATGTGATCCGGACAAGACGTTGTTGGAGAATCGAATGGACGGTTTGTCGAATTTTTTCGAGGCAGCTTGTATAGCTGGTGCTTGGACCGCCGATACCACATATGATAGTAAATTAAGTAAGTATTTGTGCAGTTGAAGTCAACTAAAAATAATACACTATGTAGTTACTCCATTCCCATCTTCTTGCTCGTAGAATCGAAGTATAGGAACCTTTGCGCCGCGTGCGATAATCCAGTCGGCTGTTATACGAATGATGCCTATTACGGTCGCGAAGGTGCTTTATTCTGCCTCACTGATAACGCAGGTGACATTGCCTGGGTTAGATTAAATGATACCTTGCTGCATTTTAAGGTAGAGGGATTAATTTCAGATAAACAAATGACTATTCGAAATAATGCAAGaatgaagaaaaatgaaaggGCCGAAATATTGTCCCTTTTTAAACATGTTCCATAAATAGCACAAACGAAACTATTATCTTAAAACGCGGAATCTTAACTTTTTGAACAGTATATGTCCAATAATCAATATCAGAATAATCGTTTTCTCGCCTGATATTCTAAAGTTCAGAATAGTATGTAAACTTAGATTaaagtattaagatataaaataaaCGATTGATTGAACTTTAAAAGTGAAATAtgtaactaaaaaaaaaaaaaaaaaaaaggaaggtgAGTTCTTGACATTTTCATGCCTTTTTGCAGTAGatcaagaaatatttttatacttgcCTATGAATGTTTAAATAGAGAAACATGCTAATTTTTGTCTACTATGGAACGTGTTAATTATTTTGAGTAGCGTGATATAACAACTTCAAGCAGTTTGTTAACGAAACCATGTATGAAATTAGACGGAACGGATCAGTAAAGAAAATTACAAGTATCTTTGTCCGGATGGTACGACGAGGCCCGTGAAACTTGACAAACCATGCGTATGGATAACAAAACCATGGCCGATGGTCGTCGCTAGATCGTTAGTAAAAGAAGAGACTTTAATAAAAAGGATTTGATCGAGTAATGTATCTTTTAAGTGATGTTTGCCTTTTACCAGAGAGGTAGCAGAAAAGGTGGAGAAGATGATGAGCTCCTTGAAAATGGACAAGTTTAGTTCGATACTACGCCAATTGTTGGAAAATTATCATCTGACGCCGGTGAGCACAGATACTCTGGAAACGCCGGAGGACTTCCTAACAAGATGTAATTAGCGACGATTAATTACGACATGAACAACACTCGAcctttttcaagaaaaatttatttaaaaattctattaaagAAGATTTCTTattttgttcattttctaaCTAATCAGATAgaattgattttttaaaatgaTTTTCATTAATTTGTTATTAGACTGTGGATGTTTGTGCAAATCTATGTTTACATCTTATGAATCTTATCTATGTTTACATCTTATTTTTATATCCTTAAATCACCCATaagtaaaaatccgcagtctattcATCATATATCACTATATCTTATTAATCTTATAATCACTATATCTTATCATATCTTATTAATTAAAGATTAACTTTTTCATAGCGTAATAAGATAATAAGAAATAGGAATGGCTTTCAAGATACATAGAGGAGTTTGCTCGAATTTCTTTCATATTGCACTATGAAAAAGTTAAATTATAAGATTTTGTTTCTCCAATAATAACAATAGTAACACTTGACCACAGTTCCTCGTTTCATGACCGCTAATAATCGTGCAACGTGTCATCCATCGAGAAGGGTGAAATGGTGCGTCGCGTCCAATTTGGAAGAGAATAAGTGTCGGTGGCTCAGGGAAGCTTCGATCGTGTATGGTGTGGAACCAGCAATTTCGTGTATCCAGGAATTGAGCAGAGCAGGTTGTTTAAAGAGTCTCAAGACCGAGCGTGCAGATATATTCGTTGCAAAGCCTGAGGAGCTGTTTGACGCCAGAAAGTAAGTAAACATTCAAGTTGCATAAAGTTGTGGATAGAGGTGATAGTGGTTACAGTGTTTAGGATATTATTTCAGAATGGGTCTAAAAACGATCGTGCAGGTGGTACCCAAGAGGAACAATGACTTCGTTAGAATTGCGGCTATCGTCCAACAGGATTCATGGATCAAGAGTTTGAAAGACTTGAAAGGAGTCAAGGCGTGTTTCACGGGATATCGAGACGTTGGTGAGAATATTTCCATTTTCTGAATGATTCTATTGGATAGCGATCTTTAGATGAatcttatttcatatttatagaTAAAGTTGTTAAACAAAATCTTCAATGTTCCTGTTAATcaataaatagaaattaattattgCATATTGTtatgaaataatgaaaaatataaataatacttattaatattcttattgatattatatcagctaatttttctttaaatattttcaattgaTTTCTATATGTTTagcaatataaataatttaaaatatttttaaactctTTCAAAATTGTTTAATGACGGTCAAAACACATTTTCGTAGGATGGTACGCTTTTGTGGCTGCTCTGAAGAATATATCAGGTACAAAGTCTTATTGTTCGGACACGGAAGCAGTTGCTAACTTTTTTACAGAGAGTTCCGTTGTTGGTCTGAGTGACAGTGACGGCCAAATGCCATATAATTTACATGCCTTGAATATCCAAGGTGTGTACTTACACGTGGCGTGATAATAAAATCGCGTAGCATGATTTGTGTGCTGATTAAATAAGAAAACAATGTGATTTGTAGCGAACGGAGTTGGGAAAGATTTGATTGCCTTTGACTGCATGATGTCTGATGTTGGAGACGTGGCCTTTGTTGACTTAAAGAACATCGAGGGGAAAATTGGTATGTTAATTCGTcactattttataaaaatatcagtGAGTATATAATCATATCTTTCTTGTGTCTGATTTTAAACTTGTTGCTTCTTCTCTATTTTAGGCAATCCTGGCTATCAGACGAGGAATAACAAGTACCGAACCCTATGCCTTAATGAAGTCGATTCGGATGAAATATGTTTGCTTACGTGGGCTCCGTTAGGCATGGTAATTCTCTTATGAGAAAAATaatgttaaaagaattaaaagtaacgacattaaatatttttgtaaatattactTCCAGGTGATAACACATGAAAATATAACAGACGTAAGACGAGAAGAAATCTACTCGATGCTTCTGGAAATGGACAAGCTTTTCGGAATTACTTTCAAGGGCCCAACGCCTGCGTTCTCCATGTATGGAATATATGATTCAAATCATAGTATTATATTTCCGGTATGTAAAAGCATAATATTAACTTTAAAATAACAAGATACTAATATTGCTATAGGTACAAATATTAACATTGTTAAAAATAGACATTTATACAGTTAAATTGGTCTAGTATAACacgtataaaatgaaatatttaacatttctcTAATCCTCATCGTCGGAACTTATACACATACAATCTAAAGGTCGCTCTAATATAGTTATTTTTTCCCAATACTTCTCGTTTTGCGCCATCCCATAATAAACGTAACCTTTCTGGCAGAAAGCCCATGGGAAATGTGTGCAATTGAAGGAAACGCAAGGCTCGCCTTTTGCGTCTAACGCAATGGCACCTATGTGAGATTCCCCGGTTTCATTTTCGAAGTTCTGTAGCACTGTGTTTACTGCAGTGTTAATCGATATATCTTCAGATAATTTTTTAACTATTCTCCGTGCTGGTGCATAGCAATAGATGCTTGTATCGTTACCAGATACAGAGGTACAGCCATGTTCATCTGTGTAAATGCCGCAACCAATTACCGTACCGATTGAGCTGATGGAACCAACTGGCTTTCGAGGTTCTCCAGCTGTCGATGTTCCGCTTGCAAGCCGTTTCTTACGATCGTATGCTACTACTCCAACCGCACTAACctaatattcatattttttaactGTATTTTATGAAACTTGAGGAGTTATAGTAGCTattagatttttatttattcttttgtaGATATACTAACAAAGAAACATAGTTtaggaataaataaaaattgtaatttatgattttataatgtGTCTAGAATCTAatagtattataaaataatgGTGCCATAGAAAACACACCTGTACAGTTATCGGATCATCCCAGTCTAAATCAGTAGATAATACACAATACGGATATGCTTCACCGTCTTGAGGTCGATTTATAAAACAATCCGAATCGCATTCTTTTTTTTCACCCTTAGCATCATTTCTCCATTCACTTTCTTCCTGGTCTTCATTCATACAACATGTTAACGATTCGGATATGTTTAAACTTCCCGGCGGTAAAATTGAAATTCCGTTATCTAAGGCAAATTTTTGAGCTCCATTTTCAACGATTAGAACATGTTCCGTTTTCTCTAATACCTTCCGTGCTATAATTAGGAATTGAAATTGGAAATTAGGGTAGATCATTAACTGGAA
This sequence is a window from Bombus affinis isolate iyBomAffi1 chromosome 14, iyBomAffi1.2, whole genome shotgun sequence. Protein-coding genes within it:
- the LOC126923882 gene encoding transferrin isoform X1; this encodes MPVGRSSKMDIRLFVLLFFIAFVHQSINAENLKLCVVESIHTTKKVRELCKQLVISGSQVECVIGNDRFNCLRRLTMAKADFTVMEPEDLVAASAYNEYNILVTNELRMLPDEKQRYEMVVIVSKDVRNIWDVKGKRFCHPGLDTTDDWTNAFSTYFNEWVILRKCDPDKTLLENRMDGLSNFFEAACIAGAWTADTTYDSKLKSKYRNLCAACDNPVGCYTNDAYYGREGALFCLTDNAGDIAWVRLNDTLLHFKTERISKENYKYLCPDGTTRPVKLDKPCVWITKPWPMVVARSEVAEKVEKMMSSLKMDKFSSILRQLLENYHLTPVSTDTLETPEDFLTRFPRFMTANNRATCHPSRRVKWCVASNLEENKCRWLREASIVYGVEPAISCIQELSRAGCLKSLKTERADIFVAKPEELFDARKMGLKTIVQVVPKRNNDFVRIAAIVQQDSWIKSLKDLKGVKACFTGYRDVGWYAFVAALKNISGTKSYCSDTEAVANFFTESSVVGLSDSDGQMPYNLHALNIQANGVGKDLIAFDCMMSDVGDVAFVDLKNIEGKIGNPGYQTRNNKYRTLCLNEVDSDEICLLTWAPLGMVITHENITDVRREEIYSMLLEMDKLFGITFKGPTPAFSMYGIYDSNHSIIFPDETQHLQLEVHQIQPVASYPVIIDDLVKQVNCNGAAYLNFHYSYMKFIYILIFVLSKLQIT
- the LOC126923882 gene encoding transferrin isoform X2; translation: MPVGRSSKMDIRLFVLLFFIAFVHQSINAENLKLCVVESIHTTKKVRELCKQLVISGSQVECVIGNDRFNCLRRLTMAKADFTVMEPEDLVAASAYNEYNILVTNELRMLPDEKQRYEMVVIVSKDVRNIWDVKGKRFCHPGLDTTDDWTNAFSTYFNEWVILRKCDPDKTLLENRMDGLSNFFEAACIAGAWTADTTYDSKLKSKYRNLCAACDNPVGCYTNDAYYGREGALFCLTDNAGDIAWVRLNDTLLHFKTERISKENYKYLCPDGTTRPVKLDKPCVWITKPWPMVVARSEVAEKVEKMMSSLKMDKFSSILRQLLENYHLTPVSTDTLETPEDFLTRFPRFMTANNRATCHPSRRVKWCVASNLEENKCRWLREASIVYGVEPAISCIQELSRAGCLKSLKTERADIFVAKPEELFDARKMGLKTIVQVVPKRNNDFVRIAAIVQQDSWIKSLKDLKGVKACFTGYRDVGWYAFVAALKNISGTKSYCSDTEAVANFFTESSVVGLSDSDGQMPYNLHALNIQANGVGKDLIAFDCMMSDVGDVAFVDLKNIEGKIGNPGYQTRNNKYRTLCLNEVDSDEICLLTWAPLGMVITHENITDVRREEIYSMLLEMDKLFGITFKGPTPAFSMYGIYDSNHSIIFPIQRYSHVHLCKCRNQLPYRLS
- the LOC126923882 gene encoding transferrin isoform X3, giving the protein MAKADFTVMEPEDLVAASAYNEYNILVTNELRMLPDEKQRYEMVVIVSKDVRNIWDVKGKRFCHPGLDTTDDWTNAFSTYFNEWVILRKCDPDKTLLENRMDGLSNFFEAACIAGAWTADTTYDSKLKSKYRNLCAACDNPVGCYTNDAYYGREGALFCLTDNAGDIAWVRLNDTLLHFKTERISKENYKYLCPDGTTRPVKLDKPCVWITKPWPMVVARSEVAEKVEKMMSSLKMDKFSSILRQLLENYHLTPVSTDTLETPEDFLTRFPRFMTANNRATCHPSRRVKWCVASNLEENKCRWLREASIVYGVEPAISCIQELSRAGCLKSLKTERADIFVAKPEELFDARKMGLKTIVQVVPKRNNDFVRIAAIVQQDSWIKSLKDLKGVKACFTGYRDVGWYAFVAALKNISGTKSYCSDTEAVANFFTESSVVGLSDSDGQMPYNLHALNIQANGVGKDLIAFDCMMSDVGDVAFVDLKNIEGKIGNPGYQTRNNKYRTLCLNEVDSDEICLLTWAPLGMVITHENITDVRREEIYSMLLEMDKLFGITFKGPTPAFSMYGIYDSNHSIIFPDETQHLQLEVHQIQPVASYPVIIDDLVKQVNCNGAAYLNFHYSYMKFIYILIFVLSKLQIT
- the LOC126923882 gene encoding transferrin isoform X4, producing the protein MVVIVSKDVRNIWDVKGKRFCHPGLDTTDDWTNAFSTYFNEWVILRKCDPDKTLLENRMDGLSNFFEAACIAGAWTADTTYDSKLKSKYRNLCAACDNPVGCYTNDAYYGREGALFCLTDNAGDIAWVRLNDTLLHFKTERISKENYKYLCPDGTTRPVKLDKPCVWITKPWPMVVARSEVAEKVEKMMSSLKMDKFSSILRQLLENYHLTPVSTDTLETPEDFLTRFPRFMTANNRATCHPSRRVKWCVASNLEENKCRWLREASIVYGVEPAISCIQELSRAGCLKSLKTERADIFVAKPEELFDARKMGLKTIVQVVPKRNNDFVRIAAIVQQDSWIKSLKDLKGVKACFTGYRDVGWYAFVAALKNISGTKSYCSDTEAVANFFTESSVVGLSDSDGQMPYNLHALNIQANGVGKDLIAFDCMMSDVGDVAFVDLKNIEGKIGNPGYQTRNNKYRTLCLNEVDSDEICLLTWAPLGMVITHENITDVRREEIYSMLLEMDKLFGITFKGPTPAFSMYGIYDSNHSIIFPDETQHLQLEVHQIQPVASYPVIIDDLVKQVNCNGAAYLNFHYSYMKFIYILIFVLSKLQIT